In Spinacia oleracea cultivar Varoflay chromosome 5, BTI_SOV_V1, whole genome shotgun sequence, a single window of DNA contains:
- the LOC110777080 gene encoding putative phospholipid-transporting ATPase 9: protein MARVKKKQRHYGKIDPLSLEKLLSKSPSDKSLIGRPGFSRIVYCNDPECPEAEQLRYCDNYVTTTKYTLVSFLPKSLFEQFRRIANFYFLLCAFLSFTPISPNPPVSSVLPLVAVVSVTMVKELVEDWKRRKQDIEVNNRKTKVHRGNGNFEDTKWMDIKIGDIVKVEKDEFFPADLILISSSYDEAICYVETTNLDGETNLKLKQALELTAGLNEDSMFHNFRGIIRCEDPNANLYSFIGSLDLRGHQHPLSSPQLLLRESKLRNTDHIYGVSIFTGHDTKVIQNSVEPPSKRSKIERRTDIIVFFLFFLLFFLGTIGSICFGIVINKDLLDDGTTMTRWYLRPDDTTIYNDPRNTSLASLLHFLRAVMLYGYLIPISLYVSIEMVKVLQTEFINKDIHMYYEEGNKPAQTRTSNLNEELGQVDVILSDKTGTLTCNLMEFVKCSIAGTAYGQVITTVEQAIAKRKRVPLTSKVKSGEREDDDTVDQSDVRGYNFVDDRITNGNWVNEERSDIIQKFFQVMAICQTVIPMLDEETGSISYEAESPDEAALVIAAREIGFEFYERTQANISLREFDPLSGAKVERTLELLNIIEFSSARKRMSVIIKNEEGKLLLLCKGADSVMFERLAYNGREFETQTREHVMRYAEAGLRTLILAYREVNEDEYVTFNEALTIAKTSVSAERDKLVEEVAEDFEKNLILLGATAVEDKLQDGVPECIEKLAQAGIKLWVLTGDKMETAINVSYACSLLREGMRKIVINSESNIANASEKVLNKSSIHKVLKTRVLQDITEAKELLSLSRGGSESLALIIDGKSLNYALEDDVKHIFLELALGCASVICCRSSPKQKALVTRLVKTRRGTTLAIGDGGNDVGMLQEADIGIGISGFEGMQAVMASDIAIAQFRFLERLVLVHGHWSYRRISSMICYFFYKNILYGFTLFFYDAHTSFSGEPAYNDWCLIGYNMLFTSLPVIALGVLDQDIPAESCLKHPELYQEGVQNILFSWKRILGWLLNGIVSATTIFYLCIFALENQAFRREGEVAGYEILGATIYTCVVWVVNAQMALSMNYFTFIQHLIIWGSILLWYIFLLVYGAIDPYISTTAYKVFAEACAPSPSFWAVTLLASVFALLPYFIYAALSKEFLPHYHQMLLAKLRI, encoded by the exons ATGGCTCGAGTTAAGAAAAAGCAGCGGCATTATGGTAAAATTGATCCCTTGTCATTAGAGAAACTGTTGTCTAAGAGTCCAAGTGACAAGTCTTTGATTGGGAGACCTGGATTCTCGAGGATAGTCTATTGCAACGATCCTGAATGTCCTGAGGCTGAACAACTTAGATATTGTGACAATTATGTTACAACTACAAAGTATACTCTTGTTTCATTCCTCCCCAAATCATTGTTTGAGCAGTTTAGGAGGATTGCCAATTTTTATTTCCTCTTGTGTGCATTCTTGTCGTTCACTCCTATTTCTCCAAATCCACCTGTCAGTAGCGTTCTCCCTCTTGTGGCAGTGGTGTCTGTGACAATGGTGAAGGAATTGGTTGAAGATTGGAAACGCAGGAAGCAG GATATCGAGGTGAATAATAGAAAGACTAAGGTTCATCGCGGCAATGGCAATTTTGAAGACACAAAATGGATGGACATAAAAATTGGAGATATAGTGAAGGTGGAAAAGGATGAATTTTTCCCTGCTGATCTTATCCTTATTTCCTCAAGCTATGATGAGGCTATATGCTATGTTGAAACAACTAACCTTGACGGGGAAACTAATCTGAAACTAAAGCAAGCACTGGAATTAACTGCGGGCTTAAATGAGGACTCGATGTTTCATAATTTCAGAGGCATCATTAGATGTGAAGACCCAAATGCTAATTTATATTCTTTCATTGGTAGTTTGGATCTTAGAGGTCACCAACACCCTCTTTCGTCTCCACAGCTTCTTCTAAGAGAATCCAAATTGAGGAATACTGATCATATTTATGGTGTTTCAATCTTCACTGGTCATGATACTAAAGTCATCCAAAATTCAGTTGAACCCCCTTCAAAGAGAAGCAAAATTGAGAGGAGAACAGATATAATAGTTTTCTTCTTGTTTTTCTTGTTATTTTTTCTTGGTACAATCGGATCAATTTGCTTTGGGATAGTCATAAATAAGGATCTTCTAGATGATGGTACCACAATGACCAGATGGTATTTAAGACCTGATGACACCACAATCTACAATGATCCTAGAAATACTTCACTTGCCTCTCTACTGCATTTTTTGAGAGCTGTCATGCTGTATGGTTACCTCATTCCCATCTCATTGTATGTATCAATAGAGATGGTTAAAGTTCTGCAGACTGAGTTTATTAACAAAGATATACATATGTATTATGAAGAAGGTAACAAGCCGGCACAGACCCGTACCTCAAATTTGAACGAGGAACTTGGTCAAGTTGATGTGATACTTTCGGATAAAACAGGAACTTTAACATGCAATTTGATGGAGTTTGTTAAGTGTTCTATTGCTGGAACTGCATATGGCCAAGTGATCACAACGGTTGAACAGGCTATAGCTAAGAGAAAGAGGGTACCTTTGACTAGCAAGGTGAAAAGTGGAGAGAGAGAGGATGATGATACTGTAGATCAGTCGGATGTTAGAGGCTACAATTTTGTAGATGATAGAATCACAAACGGGAACTGGGTAAATGAAGAAAGGTCAGATATCATACAGAAGTTCTTTCAAGTTATGGCAATCTGCCAAACTGTTATACCTATGTTGGATGAAGAAACAGGTAGTATATCATATGAAGCAGAATCTCCAGATGAAGCAGCACTTGTCATTGCAGCAAGGGAAATTGGGTTTGAGTTTTATGAGAGGACTCAAGCGAACATCTCTCTGAGAGAGTTTGATCCTTTGTCTGGGGCAAAGGTTGAAAG GACTCTTGAACTTCTGAATATCATAGAGTTCAGCAGCGCAAGAAAGAGAATGTCAGTTATTATAAAAAACGAGGAAGGAAAACTTCTACTGCTTTGTAAAGGTGCTGACAG TgtcatgtttgaaaggcttgcatACAATGGAAGGGAGTTTGAAACGCAGACTAGAGAACATGTTATGAGGTATGCTGAAGCTGGTTTAAGAACTCTTATACTTGCATATCGAGAAGTCAACGAGGATGAATATGTGACATTCAATGAGGCATTGACAATTGCCAAAACCTCAGTCAGTGCGGAACGTGACAAATTAGTTGAAGAAGTAGCAGAAGACTTTGAGAAGAATTTGATTCTTCTTGGAGCTACAGCCGTAGAAGATAAACTCCAAGACGGG GTTCCTGAATGCATTGAAAAATTAGCACAAGCTGGAATTAAGTTATGGGTATTGACTGGGGATAAAATGGAAACAGCCATTAATGTTAG TTATGCCTGCAGTTTGCTGAGAGAAGGGATGAGGAAGATAGTAATCAACTCCGAATCAAATATAGCAAACGCATCAGAGAAGGTGTTAAATAAGTCTTCCATACACAAA GTCTTAAAAACAAGGGTTCTCCAAGATATAACAGAGGCAAAGGAACTCCTATCTTTATCAAGAGGAGGCTCAGAGTCACTGGCTCTTATTATTGATGGAAAGTCACTCAATTATGCATTGGAGGATGATGTCAAACACATATTTCTAGAACTTGCTCTTGGTTGTGCATCAGTCATCTGCTGCCGTTCATCTCCTAAACAGAAAGCACTA GTCACTAGACTAGTCAAAACTAGAAGAGGAACAACATTAGCGATTGGTGATGGTGGAAATGATGTTGGCATGCTCCAAGAAGCCGATATTGGGATTGGTATTAGTGGCTTCGAGGGAATGCAG GCGGTCATGGCAAGTGATATCGCAATAGCTCAGTTCCGCTTTTTGGAGCGCTTGGTGCTTGTTCATGGGCATTGGTCTTACAGAAGAATCTCATCAATG ATATGTTATTTTTTCTACAAGAACATATTGTATGGCTTCACACTCTTCTTCTACGACGCACACACGTCATTCTCTGGTGAGCCTGCATACAACGACTGGTGTCTGATCGGCTACAATATGCTCTTTACATCTCTCCCTGTAATTGCCCTAGGAGTTCTTGACCAGGATATTCCTGCAGAGTCATGTCTCAAG CACCCTGAATTGTACCAAGAAGGGGTACAAAACATCCTATTTAGCTGGAAAAGAATACTTGGTTGGTTACTGAATGGGATAGTTAGTGCAACCACAATCTTCTATCTTTGTATTTTTGCATTGGAAAATCAGGCCTTCCGTAGAGAGGGTGAAGTGGCAGGATATGAAATTCTCGGAGCTACAATCTACACTTGTGTGGTATGGGTGGTGAATGCACAAATGGCTCTTTCCATGAACTATTTCACATTCATCCAACACTTAATCATATGGGGCAGCATTCTACTTTGGTACATATTTCTGTTGGTATACGGAGCCATTGATCCTTATATATCTACGACTGCCTATAAAGTCTTTGCTGAAGCATGTGCACCGTCTCCCTCTTTTTGGGCTGTCACACTTCTTGCTTCCGTGTTTGCATTGCTTCCGTACTTCATATATGCTGCTCTGAGTAAGGAATTTCTCCCACATTATCACCAGATGTTACTGGCTAAACTGAGAATTTAA